The nucleotide window cacacacacacacttacatacatacatacatacatacatacatacatacatacatacatacatacatacatacatacatacatacatacatacatacatatatgtatatatatgtatatgtatatacatacatacatatatatatgcatatatacatatatatatgtatatatatatatatatatatatatatatatatatatatatatatatgtatatatacatgtgtgtgtgtgtgtgtgtgtgtgtgtgtgtgtgtgtgcgttcgtgtgagtgtgtgggtgtggttgtgggtgtgtatttattagATTAGATGAAAATTATAGCGTgattatattatttcattgtaaTTTGTAATCATTTAATCTATGTACAGATTCTACACTCTTTTCCCATGCTTGGAATATCTAGTGCCATATATCATTCACATATCCATTCTGTAATGAATGGGATGCAACtcaaacattaatgataaaaacttTATATAAGATTTAATTtaactatatctctttctctctccctttctccctcctctctctctctctctctctctctctctctctctctctctctctctctctctctctctctctctctctctctctctctctctctctctctctctttctctctctctctctctctctctctctctctctctctctctctctctctctctctctctctctctctctctctctctctctctctctctctctctcctccattcccttccttgcACAGTAAAACAAAATCCTGCACAAGCGCTAAGTGCCCTTCCGTCCCCAGGTACCGCTTGCACAAGGGCCTCGCCCCGCCGGCCATGCCCCTCGACGCCCTCCGCAGGAAGGTGAAGGAGGCCAAGCACCGCCTCCTGCAccaccccccgtccccctccccctcgtcctcgtcgtcctcgtcccccGCGACGACGAAGGGGGGGTCGACCCCCGACACTTTGAGATACCCCCCGGACTCCCCCGCGTCGCGCCTCTCGAGCCCCGGCCTCATCACCCCGTGCGACACCCTGGGCAAGCGGCGGCGCCCCCAGTCCCCCGGGGGAGGAGGCCCTGTAGGGGGAGGCTGCTCCTCGCTGCAGCACTACTGGGGGGGTGAGGCGGGGGGCGGCGAGGAGGAGATCGAGCTCCTGCAGCAGTACCTCAACCTGCAGCAGCTGGCCGTTTCGAGGAAACACTCGGCGCAGCTGCGAAGGATCCGGGATTCCCTTCTCGCCCGCGTCAGGAGCCGGCCGTCGTCCATGATCAAGCCCGCGGGCGGCAATGACATGAGCTGCGTCACGCCCGCGGTCCTCACCtcgcccgcccacacgcccgcgaaGGACCGGCAGGCGCTAAGGAACTTCCTGCTGGACATTGGATTCGTCCAGTATTACTCCCTGCTCAACAGACATGGGTAAAACTCCAACGTAGCGGCTGCTCAATGTACATTTTAATTGACTGCATATTCCAAGAGTCTATTCAAAGAAACGCATAATGTTAATTGTTTTATACCCTAAATATGAAAATCTACCCGTTTTAGATCTAATTCGTTTCCAGTTAGTGTTCGGCGCACATTTCCTTCCAGTCTGACCTCGTCTCCCCTCCGCAGATATGACCTCGCGTCGGCAGCGCACATGGATTCCCTCGACCTCGCCAGCGTGGGAATCACTGAGCCGCTTCACCGAATGGCTGTCAAATATGAGCTGGACCTTGTAAGTGTCGCGTCTGAGATGAGGCGAGATATGAGAGGgtcttaatattaatatgatgttATGTATGAGTGAATCTTATAAGTAATAGTTCTAATATGAGATTAGATAGGAATGAATCTTGCAAGTGATACGGGACGTGGGTGGATTTTGTAAGTATTGATTTGGATATGAAGTTAGGTATGTGTGAATGTGATAAGTAATGATTCTAATACGAGGTTGGGTATGGGTATACCTTGTAGGTACTAATTATATTAGGAAGTTAGATTTGAGTGAATCTTGTAAGCACTAGTTGTGTGTTGAGTATTTATGAAGTAAATTTTGTAGTTCGAAATGAAAGGTATGAGATATGGGttccaaatattatttttttgtgtgtgaaatatttACGATGTTAACATTTATGTGTTAGATGTGGAATTAGAGTGTTAGTTTGTGATCAGTGTTGATGAAATGGACCTTAGATTTAGTTCTAAGCTACATCATTATTGTCAGGTCTGTGAACCTTAGATGTAAATCAGTGCTTCAAACTATCAGTGCATTTAGACCGTGTTAGTTAGTTAAAAACGCTGGGTCTGTGATTAAACACTGAACGTATTTTCAAAATTTAACATGGCTTATATTAGTTTCTGAATCCCAAATCTTAGgttaaatgaaatgaaaggtCTGGTAAATTTCTATAATAGTACTATGTTTATCTAAACCTCAAAAATGTCAATTCTGTGGCTATTGAACGTGATATCTGTGGCTGTTACATCTAATATCTTACTTTAACGTGTAATGGAGATAAGTTTGATTTTATAAGCATTAGCTGTCTGCTTTTATTGGATAGTTTTAAACACAGTAAATGATGGTTTTAACTCGCATGGagcatctttttttttgtagACAATTCATCTAAACAAAGATGAGATTTTTGAGTCTTTTCTGTTGTATCTTTTTTGTAATttcatgtttgtctatctgcgCATGTCTTCTGGCTTTCACTGCCTTTCTGCTTGccccaagttctctctctctctgtgacacacacacacacacacacacacacacacacacacacacacacacacacacacacacacacacacacacacacacacacacacacacacacacacacacacgcacacacacacacacacacacgcacacacacacacacacacacacacacacacacacacacacacacacacacacacacacacacacacacacacacacacacacacacgcacacacacacacacacacacacacacacacacacacgcacacacacacacacacacacacacacacacacacacacacatttaaaaattCCAAACATTCTGCTTAATgccctttatttattcatcgccTAACCTTTGACCTTGCACTGAATTTTAACCCGTGACCTTTCTTTTTTTACCGCATGAACTCGCTCTTTAAAAAGTACACCAGTTGTGAAAAAACTTGTGATTAGCTTGGAAAGACCGCGTGCATTagacgggatgggggggggggggttgcctaaAACGTTGATTATAAATTAATTTCAGTATTTAGTTACCGATGAAAGAGAGGTGATGTGGACTTTTTCGTTTCGTAAATTTTTGATAAATCGTTCTTTTGCAGAGaacagaggatatatatatatatatatatatatatatatatatatatatatatatatatattacacacacacacacacacacacacacacacacacacacacacacacacacacacacacacacacacacccacacacacacacacacacacacacacacacacatacacacacacacacacacacacacacacacacaaacacacacatatatacacacatatctatctatctatcgatctatctatctatctatctatctatctatctatctatctatctatctctctatctctctatctctctatctctctatctctctatctctatctctctctctctctctctctctctctctctctctctctctctctctctctctctctctctctctctctctctctctctctctctctctctctctcgtgtatataAAGGCGGGAAAGCGAAACATAAaatcagtaacaacaaaataagtaaaCCTGACCTagagcctccccccctccccccacaggtCAAGCAGCCCCCCGCCATCCCCGACGCCGTCCCGGAGACCTGCCAGGAGTGGCTGACCTCGCTCGGCCTGCAGGAGTACGTCGAGAACTTCCACCAGAACGGCATCTACTGCCCCCTCGCCGCGCTCGGCCTGTCCAAGCGCGACCTGCAGGTTATGGGCGTCTACATGCTCGGCCACAGGAAGAAGATCCTGCTGGCGATCGCAGGTCTGAAGGAGGCTTTGCTGAGGAAGGactgaggggaaggaggtggaggaggaggaggaggggaaggaggtggaggaggtggaggaggggaaggaggaggggaaggaggagaaggaggaggaggagaagaagaaggagaagatgaagaaggagaaagaggaggaggaggaggaggaggaataggaggaggaggaggaggaggaggaggaggaggaggaggaggaggaggaggaggaggaggaggaggaggaggaggaggaggaggaggaggaggaggaggaggaatcgtcAAGAGTGTTAAGTATTTATTTGGTGCTCGTGAATGGCATGGTGTAGGACTGGTGTGTGTTTCTCTAGAAAGAATGCTCACGCCGTAATGCCATTCACACAGAATCACTTTCATTAATAGATAGTTATATGaaagcacaaacacgcacacacacacacacacatacacacacatacacacacacacgcacacgcacacgcacacgcacacgcacacgcacacgcacacgcacacctacacgcacacgcacacgcacacgcacacacacacacacacacacacacacacacacacacacacacacacacacacacacacacacacacacacacacacacacacacacacacacacacacttactcacaacAAGAAACACAATATGTAACACGTATATAAAAAGCGCTTCATAATCCTAAGCTCACAACGGTATGTACAGTATGACACTAGAttcatgacagagagagagatagcatctGTCATGAATTAAAACCACGACGCCTCTGAACTTGATACCGAGACTCAGATCTGTGATAATAACATTTGAACTTTACTTTTGATTGTAAGGCTGACCTCTACAGCTACGATAAAGACATTGATAAAATATATGAGTTGTTTTTTTATACCCAGGTTCCTTTTCGTTTGTTATAATTTTGGgtgagttttttttatctttttatctttaattcGCTCAAGAAAGTGTGACAGTatctttacatgttttttttttttgttttattcaagcTCCAGTAAGTGGGTTTGTTGTACTCTTTCTATcgtcatatttatgtgtattgctTTTTGTGCTtcagttattcattattatcatagaacCTGTCAAtctctgcagagagagagagagagagagagagagagagagagagagagagagagagagagagagagagagagagagagagagagagagagagagagagagagagagagagatagatagagagggagagagagagagagagagagagagagagagagagagagagagagagagagagagagagagagagagagagagagagagagagagagagagagagagagagagagagagagatagagagagatagagagggagagagagagagagagagagagagagagagagagagagagagagagagagagagagagagagagagagagagagagagagagagagagatagatagagagggagagagagagagagagagagagagagagagagagagagagagagagagagagagagagagagagagagagagagagagagagagagagagagagagagatagagagagatagagagggagagagagagagagagagagagagagagagagagagagagagagagagagagagagagagagagagagagagagagagagagagagagagatagagagagatagagagggagagagagagagagagagagagagagagagagagagagagagagagagagagagagagagagagagatagagagagagagagagagagagagagagagagagagagagagagagagagagagatagagagagatagagagggagagagagagagagagagagagagagagagagagagagagagagagagagagagagagagagagagagagagagagagagagagagagagagagagagagatagagagggagagagagagagagagagagagagagagagagagagagagagagagagagagagagagagatatatatatatatatatatatatatatatatagagagagagagagagagagagagagagagagagagagagagagacagagacagagacagagagagagagagagagagagagagagagagagagagagagagatagagagagagagagagagagagagagagagagagagagagagagagagagagagagagagagagagaaagagagagagagagagagagagagagagagagagagagagagagagagagagagagagagagagagagagagagatagagagatagagagagagagagagtttaatgatGTGAGTGGCTATCCCACTTCGCTGCAGCCAATGTAATGAATGATGTGCGGGAAGTGTATTCCATTTACCGACACCAAATGTAATAGATAGCAAGATGGTTATCCCACTTGCTGTCGCCAGTGTAATAATGTGCGGAGGACGTGTCTCTGCTGTGATGGTACTGCTGGTTTGTTTGTGGGTCTTGTGTTAAAGTTGTTGCAGATTCTATAGTTTATTAGCACGGGAGTATGGTAGTTGGgctacagaggacaggcaaggcagctGCGCCCAGGGAAGCGCGGGGCGTCTTGCCATGCCCGCGAGGGCGATCGGTCTAAGTCGACTGCTtagaaatttctatgaacaaacttcattttgaaaaaaatcataaaggaaAACACGAAAGCATTTGAATAAACACAAATTCAggtacatatggtcacatgatggtttcgtgggaagggaacaagggtaccttatatacggttgtatgtgagaaaagagttatggtgtttacaagactaaaaagcttcgtgataaggagacagaaatgctAAGTATTCATATagcataaagacatttgaatgtcgataataatagcgataacatacttagtgattcagaataagcactTTCTAACGAACATTTGGAATATAACCAAGACATAATTAAACtcaaagacatcagaataacagcacgGGAACTGCTTGCGAGTTTTCAAGGTTGAATtggcgtgttctaaggtcacttcgtcattgtcacggggCCGTAGACCTGTTGGGAGTCGGcggaggacagtggagttactgtaagataagaaacgtggcttttctggtatgtggggtaagagagatcacgagaacaggtcactatagaaaaagagagcaagagagagagagagagagaagagagagagagagagagagagagagagagagagagagagagagagagagagagagagagagagagagagagagagagagagagagagagagagagaagagagagagagagagagagagagagagagagtgagtgagagagagagagagagaaagaaagagagagagaaagagaatgagagagataataagtgagtgaaagagagagaaagaaagatatatatatatatatatatatatatatatagagagagagagagagagagagagagaagagagagagacagagagaaagagagagagagagaaagagagagagagagagagagagagagagagagagagagagagagagagagagagagagagagagagagagagagagagagagagagagagagagtgtgaggagagagagagagagagagagagagagagagagagagagagagagagagagagagagagagagagagagagagagagagagagagagagagagagagagagagagagagagagagagagagagagagagagagagagagagagagagagagagagagagagagagagagagagagagagagagagagagagagagagagagagagagagagagagagagagagagagagagagagagagagagagagagagagaaagagagagagagagagagaatgagatgagagagagagagagagagagagcgaatgagatgagatgagagagagagagagagagagagagagagagagagagagagagagagagagagagagagagagagagagagagagagagagagggagagagagagagagagagaatagaatgacAGCGAGAGtgtaagagagcgagatagaaaacAGGGAAATACGAAAGAACGGGGAAAAAGattttaggaaaaaaagaaagagagagaaaatgaataatattataatgataataataatgataataataataataataataatggtaataataataacagaaataatgatagagacaataacaataataacaataatattatcgataacaatcatgataataattagggtAATTATGATGACACACCCACTAACAAAAAAGCCAAGAAGCTAATCTGGAAGTCACTGAAACGAAAACGAGAACATTGAAAAACGAATACACGAGAGGAGCAACGCACGTGACAAGGCTTGGGAGACAAGACTGAGGTGGTTCGGACGAGGAAGACGCGGGGAAGAGGGTGCTCGAAAATGCAACTgccgggaaggagaaagagaggaagaccggAGAAGAGGACGAGATCGAACGTTGGAAAACGAAGATCCGCTGAGGCCATAACGAAAGGGAGGAGcagaaagaagatgatgatcaCGGTAGATATGAAGATGAGGATGTTGTGGTagttgaagatgataataataataatagcaataatgattatacattAATGCaagttctaataataataactataataatagcgatattaataataacaatgataataataataatgataataataataatgatgatgatgataataatgatgatgataatgataataataataatgatgatgatgaaaattataatgataataataatgataataataataataataatggtaataataataacagaaataatgatagagacaataacaataataacaataaaatcaacaataataataatgatgataatatcaattataataacaataacaacaacaacaacaaaacaacaacaataataataataatgataataataacaataataatgatcccaACAATACTTAAACGCAAAAACTGAAAACCCAGGCAGAGACCCTCGTAGAATAACGTGTTACAAGCTGATCCCACAGACAGATACACGACCCTCTGAAATAGCGTCTGTGATTCGAAAGGTATTCTTCTGCAATATTTCCTGTCTGGCAAGTTCACTCAGGGAGGAAGTAACATAAGGGTGACAATTGCATGCTTGTAGAGAATTTATTggttgactgatttttttttgtaatttttgctgatgttattgtcgttgttgttattgttatttttgttagtattattgatattattggtattattattattatttataattattatttactattatcattatcattattatcatcattatcattactattatcattattattattatcattatgatcattattatcattatcattatcattattgcttttgtctttgttattgtcataagtgttattggtattattgtaattattattatcattattattattgttattattattatcattattattgttgctgttgttgtagttatcattattatcattattactcttattagtttcatttttattattagtattatgattccacttatcaccattattaccattatccttatcaaataaattcttcttcttcccatcgttatcattattattatcactattattatcgttgttattattttgattattattactattattatcattttaattactcttattatcattatcattattatcattattattgtcatcatcattatctattatagtaagatttattgttgttatacttgatattattattattattgatattattattatcattttcattactattattattattaaatttgtcatccttattatcactaccattatttttattatctataattatcattattattattattattattattattattataattattgttgttattattattattattattattattatttatatttattactattgtcttcattattatcactatcatttctatcattattacaatcgtcaatataataatcataatcatcattatcattattataattattgtaatcatcatcattttcattgttatcgtcattattataattcataatgttatcataataataattgttatttttattattattactactataataacaataatgatgataataataataacaataacagcaacaataataataatcaatgataaggatgataatgaatattagtagtagtggtatcatcaatattattattataactgaaggagacgaaaaaacaaaggtactccccccctcctcctcttaccctttaTCAGCCTtagccttctctccccttttctttctctctttctcccttccatctcccttttcctcccccgctctgccactccctctcacttccaAATATTCCGGtaattcactccctccctcccacttgaagcctagcacacttccttctctcccttatccccttccctccctcccacttgaagcctagcacacttccttctctcccttatccccttccctccctcccacttgaagcctagcacacttccttctctcccttatccccttccctccctcccacttgaagcctagcacacttccttctctcccttccccttccctccctcccacttgaagcctagcacacttccttctctcccttcccattccctccctcccacttgaagcctagcacacttccttctctcccttccccttccctccctcccacttgaagcctagcacacttccttctctcccttatccccttccctccctcccacttgaagcctagcacacttccttctctcccttccccttccctccctcccacttgaagcctagcacacttccttctctcccttatccccttccctccctcccacttgaagcctagcacacttccttctctcccttatccccttccctccctcccacttgaagcctagcacacttccttctctcccttatccccttccctccctcccacttgaagcctagcacacttccttctctcccttatccccttccctccctcccacttgaagcctagcacacttccttctctcccttccccttccctccctcccacttgaagcctagcacacttccttctctcccttatccccttccctccctcccacttgaagcctagcacacttccttctctcccttatccccttccctccctcccacttgaagcctagcacacttccttctctcccttatccccttccctccctcccacttgaagcctagcacacttccttctctcccttccccttccctccctcccacttgaagcctagcacacttccttctctcccttcccattccctccctccacttgaagcctagcacacttccttctctcccttcccccttccctccctcccacttgaagcctagcacacttccttctctcccttatccccttccctccctcccacttgaagcctagcacacttccttctctcccttccccttccctccctcccacttgaagcctagcacacttccttctctcccttatccccttccctccctcccacttgaagcctagcacacttccttccctcccttatccccttccctccctcccacttgagcacccacttcctttctcccttatccccttccctccctcccacttgaagcctagcacacttccttctctcccttccccttccctccctcccacttgaagcctagcacacttcctactctcccttccccttccctccctcccacttgaagcctagcacacttccttctctcccttccccttccctccctccccacttgaagcctagcacacttccttctctcccttatccccttccctccctcccacttgaagcctagcacacttccttctctccccttatccccttccctccctcccacttgaagcctagcacacttccttctctcccttatccccttccctccctcccacttgaagcctagcacacttccttctctcccttccccttcctccctcccacttgaagcctagcacacttccttctctcccttatccccttccctccctcccacttgaagcctagcacacttccttctctcccttatccccttccctccctcccacttgaagcctagcacacttccttctctcccttatccccttccctccctcccacttgaagcctagcacacttccttctctcccttatccccttccctccctcccacttgaagcctagcacacttccttctctcccttatccccttccctccctcccacttgaagcctagcacacttccttctctcccttatccccttccctccctcccacttgaagcctagcacacttccttctctcccttatccccttccctccctcccacttgaagcctagcacacttccttctctcccttatccccttccctccctcccacttgaagcctagcacacttccttctctcccttatccccttccctccctcccacttgaagcctagcacacttccttctctcccttatccccttccctcc belongs to Penaeus chinensis breed Huanghai No. 1 chromosome 4, ASM1920278v2, whole genome shotgun sequence and includes:
- the LOC125025077 gene encoding caskin-1-like isoform X1, yielding MLGRSSSAPLCRSASCKNTPQPQESTEETSGDRERSSSAGCLLCASEEVPEVGGRGGSSAKGDQCRRERPVSAWGVGYKSEADLPDAVAECFEDAPLLARLQTRLYSLVGRASSKTKSCTSAKCPSVPRYRLHKGLAPPAMPLDALRRKVKEAKHRLLHHPPSPSPSSSSSSSPATTKGGSTPDTLRYPPDSPASRLSSPGLITPCDTLGKRRRPQSPGGGGPVGGGCSSLQHYWGGEAGGGEEEIELLQQYLNLQQLAVSRKHSAQLRRIRDSLLARVRSRPSSMIKPAGGNDMSCVTPAVLTSPAHTPAKDRQALRNFLLDIGFVQYYSLLNRHGYDLASAAHMDSLDLASVGITEPLHRMAVKYELDLVKQPPAIPDAVPETCQEWLTSLGLQEYVENFHQNGIYCPLAALGLSKRDLQVMGVYMLGHRKKILLAIAGLKEALLRKD
- the LOC125025077 gene encoding caskin-1-like isoform X2; translation: MLGRSSSAPLCRSASCKNTPQPQESTEETSGDRERSSSAGCLLCASEEVPEVGGRGGSSAKGDQCRRERPVSAWGVGYKSEADLPDAVAECFEDAPLLARLQTRLYSLVGRASRYRLHKGLAPPAMPLDALRRKVKEAKHRLLHHPPSPSPSSSSSSSPATTKGGSTPDTLRYPPDSPASRLSSPGLITPCDTLGKRRRPQSPGGGGPVGGGCSSLQHYWGGEAGGGEEEIELLQQYLNLQQLAVSRKHSAQLRRIRDSLLARVRSRPSSMIKPAGGNDMSCVTPAVLTSPAHTPAKDRQALRNFLLDIGFVQYYSLLNRHGYDLASAAHMDSLDLASVGITEPLHRMAVKYELDLVKQPPAIPDAVPETCQEWLTSLGLQEYVENFHQNGIYCPLAALGLSKRDLQVMGVYMLGHRKKILLAIAGLKEALLRKD